The Micromonospora sp. WMMD961 genome has a segment encoding these proteins:
- a CDS encoding family 43 glycosylhydrolase: MLSIGRVPRGAPRRRGWLSRLAVVAMTLVVGGAAVAVAAAPASAATVDTSAWYVLVNRNSGKALDVYNLATNDGARITQWARNNGNQQQWQFVDSGGGYYRLKSRLSGKVLDVYQRSTANGAAIVQWSDNNGTNQQFRLADSDGGYVRLINRNSNKVMEVQGASTADGGNIVQYDDWNGANQQWQLVRVDGGTDPTTPPPTTPPPSNGTYSNPVVWQDFADVDIIRVDNAYYMSASTMHYSPGAPVLRSYDLVNWEFAGHSVPRLEFGSKYDMSGGNAYVDGIWASTLNYRPSNRTYYWAGCIDFAQTHIYTASAVDGTWSKHTTIPNCYYDAGLLFDDNDTPYIAYGNGTISVAQLSADGKSQVRAQQVYQTPSSIGTLEGARFYKRNGAYYIWLTRPANGQYVLKSTNGPFGPYEQRQVLLNLPGPISGGGVPHQGGLVQTQNGDWYYMSFVDAYPGGRMPALAPITWTGDGWPVLQTVNGTWGSSYPKPNLPAPPRAVKPLTGTDTFAGTTLGPQWEWNHNPDNNRWSVNNGLNLQTATVTGDLYAARNTLTHRIQGPTSTATIELDYSTMRDGDRTGLAVLRNSSAWIGIKRDNGSTRLVMQNGLTMDGNWNTTSTGSEVASTAVSGGRIWLRANADIRPGSGRQARFSYSTDGVNFTSFGNALTLANNWQFFMGYRFAIFNHATQALGGAVTVRRFDLTTP; the protein is encoded by the coding sequence ATGCTTTCCATCGGTCGGGTTCCCCGGGGTGCGCCACGTCGACGCGGGTGGCTGTCGAGACTCGCTGTCGTCGCCATGACACTGGTGGTCGGTGGCGCGGCCGTGGCCGTCGCCGCGGCGCCCGCGTCAGCGGCGACTGTCGACACCAGCGCGTGGTACGTGTTGGTGAACCGCAACAGCGGCAAGGCCCTGGACGTGTACAACCTGGCGACGAACGACGGCGCGCGGATCACCCAGTGGGCGCGCAACAACGGTAACCAGCAGCAGTGGCAGTTCGTGGACTCCGGCGGTGGCTATTACCGGTTGAAGTCGCGGCTGTCGGGCAAGGTGCTGGACGTCTACCAGCGCTCGACCGCCAACGGTGCGGCGATCGTGCAGTGGTCCGACAACAACGGCACCAACCAGCAGTTCCGGCTTGCCGACTCCGACGGTGGCTACGTCCGGCTGATCAACCGCAACAGCAACAAGGTGATGGAGGTGCAGGGCGCCTCGACCGCCGACGGCGGCAACATCGTGCAGTACGACGACTGGAACGGCGCCAACCAGCAGTGGCAGCTCGTCCGCGTCGACGGCGGCACCGACCCCACCACGCCGCCGCCGACCACGCCGCCGCCGTCGAACGGCACGTACTCGAACCCGGTCGTCTGGCAGGACTTCGCCGACGTCGACATCATCCGGGTGGACAACGCCTACTACATGTCGGCGTCCACCATGCACTACTCACCAGGAGCACCGGTGCTGCGCTCCTACGACCTGGTCAACTGGGAGTTCGCCGGTCACTCCGTACCCCGCCTGGAGTTCGGCTCGAAGTACGACATGAGTGGCGGTAACGCGTACGTCGACGGGATCTGGGCGTCGACGTTGAACTACCGGCCCAGCAACCGGACGTACTACTGGGCCGGGTGCATCGACTTCGCGCAGACGCACATCTACACCGCGTCCGCCGTCGACGGCACCTGGAGCAAGCACACCACCATCCCGAACTGCTACTACGACGCCGGCCTGCTGTTCGACGACAACGACACCCCGTACATCGCGTACGGCAACGGCACGATCAGCGTGGCCCAGCTGTCCGCCGACGGGAAGTCCCAGGTCCGTGCCCAGCAGGTGTACCAGACGCCGTCGAGCATCGGGACGCTGGAAGGCGCCCGCTTCTACAAGCGCAACGGCGCCTACTACATCTGGCTCACCCGCCCGGCCAACGGCCAGTACGTGCTGAAGTCGACGAACGGCCCGTTCGGCCCGTACGAGCAACGTCAGGTGCTGCTCAACCTGCCCGGCCCGATCTCGGGTGGCGGTGTGCCGCACCAGGGCGGGCTGGTGCAGACCCAGAACGGCGACTGGTACTACATGTCCTTCGTCGACGCGTACCCCGGTGGTCGCATGCCGGCCCTGGCGCCGATCACCTGGACCGGCGACGGTTGGCCGGTCCTGCAGACCGTGAACGGCACGTGGGGCAGCTCGTACCCGAAGCCGAACCTGCCCGCGCCGCCCCGCGCGGTCAAGCCGCTCACCGGCACCGACACGTTCGCCGGCACCACCCTCGGCCCACAGTGGGAGTGGAACCACAACCCCGACAACAACAGGTGGTCGGTCAACAACGGGCTGAACCTGCAGACCGCGACCGTCACCGGCGACCTGTACGCCGCCCGCAACACGTTGACCCACCGGATCCAGGGGCCAACCTCGACCGCCACCATCGAGCTGGACTACTCCACCATGCGCGACGGTGACCGCACCGGCCTGGCGGTGCTGCGCAACTCGTCGGCCTGGATCGGAATCAAGCGGGACAACGGGTCCACCCGACTGGTCATGCAGAACGGCCTGACGATGGACGGCAACTGGAACACCACCAGCACCGGCAGCGAGGTGGCGAGCACCGCCGTCTCGGGTGGCCGGATCTGGTTGCGCGCCAACGCCGACATCAGACCCGGCTCCGGCCGGCAGGCCCGCTTCTCCTACAGCACGGACGGGGTCAACTTCACCTCGTTCGGCAACGCCCTGACCCTGGCGAACAACTGGCAGTTCTTCATGGGCTACCGGTTCGCCATCTTCAACCACGCGACCCAGGCGCTCGGCGGCGCGGTCACCGTGCGCCGGTTCGACCTGACGACACCGTGA
- a CDS encoding LacI family DNA-binding transcriptional regulator: MTDVARLAGVSHQTVSRVLNGHPNVREQTRLRVRAAIAELGYRPNGAARALVTGRSQVIGVVAQNTTLYGPASLLAALEQTAAEEGFAVSVGSVRNLDHRSISAAVERHLSHRVAGIVVIAPVESAGEALERLPKDVPLVTVDGDPSRPVPLVTVDQVAGARAATQHLLDAGHRTVWHVSGPSDWFDSVGRIDGWREALLGAGLVPPPLMPGDWSASSGYRCGQMLARMPEVTAVFTANDHLALGVLRALHEFGRRVPDDISVVGFDDVPEAAYFIPPLTTVRPDFDAVARASLQMLLAQIESGTGGALRQTVAPTLVARESVAPPRR, encoded by the coding sequence ATGACGGATGTTGCTCGTCTCGCCGGTGTCTCCCATCAGACGGTGTCGCGGGTGCTCAACGGGCACCCCAACGTCCGTGAGCAGACCCGGCTACGGGTGCGGGCGGCGATCGCCGAACTCGGCTACCGCCCCAACGGCGCGGCGCGCGCGTTGGTGACCGGTCGATCACAGGTCATCGGCGTGGTCGCACAGAACACCACGCTCTATGGTCCGGCGTCCCTGCTGGCCGCGTTGGAGCAGACCGCCGCCGAGGAGGGGTTCGCGGTCAGTGTCGGCAGCGTCCGCAACCTCGACCATCGGTCCATCTCGGCGGCCGTCGAGCGGCACCTGTCGCACCGGGTCGCCGGCATCGTGGTCATCGCGCCCGTGGAGTCGGCGGGTGAGGCGCTGGAGCGTCTGCCGAAGGACGTCCCGTTGGTCACCGTCGACGGTGACCCGAGCCGACCGGTGCCGTTGGTGACCGTCGACCAGGTGGCGGGCGCCCGTGCGGCGACCCAACACCTGCTCGACGCGGGGCACCGCACCGTCTGGCACGTCTCGGGGCCGTCCGACTGGTTCGACAGCGTCGGTCGGATCGACGGCTGGCGGGAGGCGCTGCTGGGCGCCGGCCTGGTGCCGCCGCCGCTGATGCCGGGGGACTGGTCCGCGTCCTCCGGTTACCGGTGCGGGCAGATGTTGGCGCGGATGCCGGAGGTCACCGCGGTCTTCACCGCCAACGACCACCTCGCGCTGGGCGTGCTGCGGGCATTGCACGAGTTCGGCCGGCGGGTGCCCGACGACATCAGCGTGGTCGGCTTCGACGACGTGCCGGAGGCGGCGTACTTCATCCCGCCGCTGACCACCGTCCGTCCGGACTTCGACGCCGTCGCGCGGGCGAGTCTGCAGATGCTGCTGGCCCAGATCGAGTCGGGCACCGGCGGCGCGTTGCGGCAGACGGTCGCCCCGACCCTGGTCGCCCGCGAGAGCGTCGCCCCACCGCGGCGCTGA
- a CDS encoding ricin-type beta-trefoil lectin domain protein, whose translation MNRITRGRRWGSVLAAGLLLAGTLVGLRAPAAQALDNGVARTPPMGWNSWNSFGCNINEALIRSTADAIVSSGMRDLGYEYVVVDDCWFNPNRDSSGNIQGDPTRFPSGMKALGDYLHARGLKFGLYQVPVDKTCAQYFGSYPGATGSRGHEVQDARQFAAWGVDFLKYDWCSPEGSINDQVTTFAKMRDALAATGRPIVYSINPNSIHAKTGPQRNWGDVANMWRTTEDITNAWDTGQSNGYPMGIQNIINVTVPLASYARPGGFNDPDMMEVGRGGMNDTEMRSHFAMWAIMASPLIAGNDVRNMNAATQTILKNANLIAINQDSLGLQGTQVSFDGTRRVLAKRLANGDVAVALFNQGGSTTTISTTASAIGKSGSSFTLVDAWTGGTSSSSGTISASVPAHGTVVYRVSGGGTTPPTTPPPTTSSAYASAASGRCLDVPNSNTANGTQPVIWDCNGAANQRWTRTGQTLQALGKCLDAPLNATAGAKVQIWDCNGGTNQQWTLNANGTISGVQSGLCLDVNNNGTANGTTVILWTCTAAANQRWSQR comes from the coding sequence ATGAACCGCATCACACGAGGTCGACGCTGGGGGAGCGTACTGGCGGCCGGCCTGCTCCTCGCCGGCACCCTGGTCGGCCTCCGCGCCCCAGCGGCGCAGGCGCTGGACAATGGCGTGGCGCGTACTCCCCCCATGGGTTGGAATTCGTGGAACTCGTTCGGCTGCAACATCAACGAGGCGCTGATCCGGAGCACGGCGGATGCGATCGTCAGCAGCGGGATGCGGGACCTGGGCTACGAGTACGTCGTGGTCGACGACTGCTGGTTCAACCCGAACCGGGACTCTTCCGGCAACATCCAGGGCGACCCGACCCGGTTCCCCAGCGGAATGAAGGCGCTCGGCGACTACCTGCACGCCCGGGGCCTGAAGTTCGGTCTCTACCAGGTGCCGGTCGACAAGACCTGCGCGCAGTACTTCGGGTCCTACCCCGGAGCCACCGGCAGCCGGGGTCACGAGGTGCAGGACGCCCGCCAGTTCGCCGCCTGGGGTGTCGACTTCCTCAAGTACGACTGGTGCTCGCCGGAGGGCAGCATCAACGACCAGGTGACCACCTTCGCCAAGATGCGGGACGCGCTGGCCGCCACCGGCCGACCCATCGTCTACAGCATCAACCCGAACAGCATCCACGCCAAGACCGGCCCGCAGCGCAACTGGGGCGACGTGGCCAACATGTGGCGGACCACCGAGGACATCACCAACGCGTGGGACACCGGTCAGAGCAACGGCTACCCGATGGGCATCCAGAACATCATCAACGTGACCGTTCCGCTGGCCTCCTACGCGCGCCCGGGTGGGTTCAACGACCCGGACATGATGGAGGTCGGCCGCGGCGGCATGAACGACACGGAGATGCGCAGCCACTTCGCGATGTGGGCGATCATGGCGTCGCCGTTGATCGCCGGCAACGACGTCCGGAACATGAACGCCGCGACGCAGACCATCCTCAAGAACGCCAACCTGATCGCGATCAACCAGGACTCGCTCGGGTTGCAGGGGACGCAGGTGTCGTTCGACGGTACGCGTCGGGTGCTGGCCAAGCGGCTCGCCAACGGGGACGTCGCCGTCGCCCTCTTCAACCAGGGCGGCTCGACGACGACGATCTCGACCACGGCTTCCGCCATCGGTAAGTCCGGCTCGTCCTTCACGCTGGTGGACGCGTGGACCGGTGGCACCAGCTCCAGCAGCGGCACGATCAGTGCCAGCGTCCCGGCGCACGGCACGGTCGTGTACCGGGTCAGCGGTGGCGGGACGACTCCTCCGACGACTCCGCCGCCGACCACGTCGAGCGCGTACGCCAGCGCCGCCTCCGGCCGCTGCCTCGACGTGCCGAACAGCAACACCGCCAACGGCACCCAGCCGGTCATCTGGGACTGCAACGGCGCCGCCAACCAGCGCTGGACCAGGACCGGTCAGACCCTGCAGGCGCTGGGTAAGTGCCTGGACGCCCCCCTCAACGCCACGGCCGGCGCCAAGGTGCAGATCTGGGACTGCAACGGTGGGACCAACCAGCAGTGGACCCTCAACGCCAACGGGACGATCAGCGGGGTCCAGTCCGGGCTCTGCCTGGACGTCAACAACAACGGCACGGCCAACGGCACCACGGTGATCCTCTGGACCTGCACCGCGGCGGCCAACCAGCGGTGGTCGCAGCGGTAG
- the chvE gene encoding multiple monosaccharide ABC transporter substrate-binding protein — MRRKFLVALGSAALALSLAACSGEGAGSDGDKSGEKPSDLTIGVSMPTQTSERWIADGNAVKSKLEAKGYKVDLQYAGDDIPTQSQQVDQMITQGADVLVIAAIDGTALNSQLQAAAAAKIPVISYDRLIRGSKDVDFYVSFDNYKVGVAQGTALLVGLGLLNKDGSKGTAKGPLNVELFAGSLDDNNTQYFYGGAMDTLKPFIEDGTLVVKSKQTTPEQIAILRWQQETAQKRMENLLTSSYNDGSKVDGVLSPYDGISRGIITALQNAGYGSGAKKLPVVTGQDAEIASIKLINDGVQNSTVFKDTRLLAEQAVNASEAFLQKKQPQANDTQTYNNGVKVVPAYLLPIATVYKDDIKATLIDSGYWTAEEVAAGQAKK, encoded by the coding sequence GTGCGCAGGAAATTCCTGGTTGCTCTCGGCAGCGCGGCGCTGGCGCTGAGCCTTGCGGCGTGCAGTGGCGAGGGCGCGGGCAGCGACGGCGACAAGAGCGGTGAGAAGCCCAGCGACCTCACCATTGGCGTGTCGATGCCGACCCAGACCTCGGAGCGGTGGATCGCCGACGGCAACGCGGTGAAGTCCAAGCTTGAGGCGAAGGGCTACAAGGTCGACCTCCAGTACGCCGGCGACGACATCCCCACGCAGTCGCAGCAGGTCGACCAGATGATCACCCAGGGTGCGGATGTCCTGGTGATCGCGGCGATCGACGGTACGGCGCTCAACAGCCAGCTGCAGGCCGCCGCGGCCGCGAAGATCCCGGTCATCTCCTACGACCGGCTGATCCGCGGCAGCAAGGACGTCGACTTCTACGTCAGCTTCGACAACTACAAGGTCGGCGTCGCCCAGGGCACCGCGCTGCTCGTCGGTCTCGGGCTGCTGAACAAGGACGGCTCGAAGGGCACTGCCAAGGGTCCGCTGAACGTCGAGCTCTTCGCCGGGTCGCTCGACGACAACAACACCCAGTACTTCTACGGCGGTGCGATGGACACGCTGAAGCCGTTCATCGAGGACGGCACGCTGGTCGTCAAGTCCAAGCAGACCACCCCCGAGCAGATCGCCATCCTGCGGTGGCAGCAGGAGACCGCGCAGAAGCGGATGGAGAACCTGCTCACCTCCAGCTACAACGACGGCTCGAAGGTCGACGGGGTGCTGTCCCCGTACGACGGCATCTCCCGTGGCATCATCACCGCCCTGCAGAACGCCGGCTACGGCAGCGGCGCGAAGAAGCTCCCGGTGGTGACCGGCCAGGACGCGGAGATCGCCTCGATCAAGCTGATCAACGACGGCGTGCAGAACTCGACCGTCTTCAAGGACACCCGACTGCTGGCCGAGCAGGCCGTCAACGCGTCTGAGGCGTTCCTCCAGAAGAAGCAGCCGCAGGCCAACGACACCCAGACGTACAACAACGGCGTCAAGGTCGTCCCGGCGTACCTGCTGCCGATCGCCACCGTCTACAAGGACGACATCAAGGCGACGCTGATCGACTCGGGCTACTGGACGGCGGAAGAGGTCGCCGCCGGCCAGGCCAAGAAGTAA
- the mmsA gene encoding multiple monosaccharide ABC transporter ATP-binding protein: MDDTILEMRRITKTFPGVTALEDVTLSVRRGEIHAICGENGAGKSTLMKVLSGVHPSGSYDGEILFDGKPMQFRGIRDSEANGIVIIHQELALVPYLSIAENIFLGNERRGRSRLIDWNLANAEATKLLESVGLHENPVTPVIQLGVGKQQLVEIAKALSKQVKLLILDEPTAALNDVDSAHLLDLLRALRDQGITCIMISHKLNEIMAIADATTVIRDGRTVETLDMKSDDVTQQRIIRGMVGRDLDSFYPDRESSPGEEVLRVEDWTVRHPVQDRMVVEGVNLSVRAGEVVGIAGLMGAGRTELAMSVFGRSYGRDISGRLFVRGREVQARTVAEAIDNGIAYVTEDRKHYGLNLIDDVRRNVSAAALDRLSRLGWVNGNEEIKVAEASRQEMNIRTPSVMAVVGKLSGGNQQKVVLSKWLFTDPDVLILDEPTRGIDVGAKYEIYTIINRLVAAGKAVIVISSELPELLGMCDRIYTLAAGRITGEMPVAEATQESLMELMTKDKELVG, translated from the coding sequence ATGGACGACACCATCCTTGAGATGCGCCGCATCACGAAGACCTTCCCCGGCGTGACCGCGCTGGAGGACGTCACCCTCTCCGTCCGTCGCGGGGAGATCCACGCCATCTGCGGGGAGAACGGCGCCGGAAAGTCAACCCTGATGAAGGTGCTGTCCGGCGTCCACCCGTCCGGCTCGTACGACGGCGAGATCCTCTTCGACGGCAAACCGATGCAGTTCCGGGGCATCCGCGACAGCGAGGCCAACGGCATCGTCATCATCCACCAGGAGCTCGCCCTGGTGCCGTACCTGTCGATCGCGGAGAACATCTTCCTCGGCAACGAGCGGCGTGGCCGCAGCCGGCTCATCGACTGGAACCTGGCCAACGCCGAGGCGACGAAGCTGCTGGAGTCCGTCGGGCTGCACGAGAACCCCGTCACCCCGGTCATCCAGCTCGGCGTCGGCAAGCAGCAGCTGGTGGAGATCGCCAAGGCGCTGTCGAAGCAGGTGAAGCTGCTCATCCTCGACGAGCCGACCGCCGCGCTCAACGACGTCGACTCCGCGCACCTGCTCGACCTGCTACGGGCACTTAGGGACCAGGGCATCACCTGCATCATGATCTCGCACAAGCTCAACGAGATCATGGCGATCGCCGACGCGACGACCGTCATCCGGGACGGGCGCACGGTGGAGACCCTCGACATGAAGTCCGACGACGTGACCCAGCAGCGGATCATCCGGGGCATGGTCGGACGTGACCTGGACAGCTTCTACCCCGACCGTGAGTCGTCGCCCGGCGAGGAGGTCCTCCGCGTCGAGGACTGGACGGTGCGGCACCCGGTCCAGGACCGGATGGTCGTCGAGGGCGTCAACCTGTCCGTGCGCGCCGGTGAGGTCGTCGGCATCGCGGGCCTGATGGGCGCCGGGCGCACCGAACTGGCGATGAGCGTGTTCGGTCGGTCGTACGGGCGGGACATCAGCGGCCGGCTGTTCGTGCGCGGGCGCGAGGTGCAGGCACGTACGGTGGCCGAGGCGATCGACAACGGCATCGCGTACGTCACCGAGGACCGCAAGCACTATGGCCTCAACCTCATCGACGACGTCCGGCGCAACGTCTCCGCCGCCGCGTTGGACCGCCTGTCCCGCCTGGGCTGGGTGAACGGCAACGAGGAGATCAAGGTTGCCGAGGCGAGCCGCCAGGAGATGAACATCCGGACGCCCAGCGTCATGGCGGTGGTCGGCAAGCTCTCCGGCGGCAACCAGCAGAAGGTCGTGCTGTCGAAGTGGCTCTTCACCGACCCCGACGTGCTGATCCTGGACGAACCCACCCGCGGGATCGACGTCGGGGCCAAGTACGAGATCTACACGATCATCAACCGGCTGGTGGCCGCCGGCAAAGCAGTGATCGTCATCTCCTCCGAGCTGCCGGAGCTGCTCGGGATGTGCGACCGCATCTACACCCTCGCCGCCGGCCGGATCACCGGTGAGATGCCGGTGGCCGAGGCGACTCAGGAGAGCCTCATGGAGCTGATGACCAAGGACAAGGAGCTCGTCGGATGA
- the mmsB gene encoding multiple monosaccharide ABC transporter permease, translating into MTDIKTPSTERPTPPDSAPGAALRSGTSDLRALVLNNLRQSGIYVALVVIVALFAILTDGVLLSPGNITNIVLQYSYILVLAIGMVILIIGGHIDLSVGSVVALTGAVSAVLVIQQGHPWWVGVLAALAVGVAVGAWHGFWVAYAGIPAFIVTLAGMLLFRGLTLRVLDNISLSPFPAEYQKVAAGFLNGLLGGNGFDAFTLLIGAVAVAGYAVSGFRTRVARIRYQQHVESFPLFVARVVLVGAVIMYFAWQLAHARGLPIVLIILAVLVLIYGLVTRRTVFGRQVYAIGGNLSAAALSGVKVRTVNFWMFVNMGFLAAVAGVIYSSRSNGAQPAAGNMFELDAIAAAFIGGAAVTGGVGTVVGAMVGGLIMAVMSNGMQLMGIDQSTQSVVKGLVLLVAVAFDVYNKRRAGTAR; encoded by the coding sequence ATGACCGACATCAAGACCCCTTCGACGGAGCGCCCGACGCCCCCGGACAGCGCGCCCGGCGCCGCCCTGCGCAGCGGGACGAGCGACCTGCGGGCGTTGGTGTTGAACAACCTGCGGCAGAGCGGGATCTACGTCGCCCTGGTCGTCATCGTCGCGCTCTTCGCGATCCTGACCGACGGGGTGCTGCTGAGCCCCGGCAACATCACCAACATCGTCCTCCAGTACTCGTACATCCTGGTGCTCGCGATCGGGATGGTCATCCTGATCATCGGCGGGCACATCGACCTGTCGGTCGGATCGGTCGTCGCGCTGACCGGAGCGGTCTCCGCCGTGCTGGTGATCCAGCAGGGCCATCCCTGGTGGGTGGGTGTCCTGGCGGCACTCGCCGTCGGCGTCGCGGTCGGTGCCTGGCACGGCTTCTGGGTGGCGTACGCCGGTATTCCGGCCTTCATCGTGACCCTGGCGGGCATGCTGCTGTTCCGGGGCCTCACCCTGCGGGTGCTCGACAACATCTCGCTGTCGCCGTTCCCGGCCGAATACCAGAAGGTCGCGGCGGGCTTCCTCAACGGCCTGCTCGGCGGGAACGGCTTCGACGCCTTCACGTTGCTGATCGGCGCCGTCGCCGTGGCGGGCTACGCGGTGAGCGGTTTCCGCACCCGCGTGGCGCGCATCCGCTACCAGCAGCACGTCGAGTCGTTCCCGCTGTTCGTCGCCCGGGTCGTGCTGGTCGGCGCGGTCATCATGTACTTCGCCTGGCAGTTGGCGCACGCCCGCGGTCTGCCGATCGTGCTGATCATCCTCGCGGTCCTCGTGCTGATCTACGGCCTGGTCACCCGGCGCACCGTCTTCGGTCGCCAGGTCTACGCGATCGGCGGCAACCTGTCGGCGGCGGCGCTGTCCGGCGTGAAGGTCCGGACCGTCAACTTCTGGATGTTCGTCAACATGGGCTTCCTGGCCGCGGTGGCTGGCGTCATCTACTCCTCGCGGTCGAACGGCGCCCAACCCGCCGCCGGCAACATGTTCGAGCTGGACGCGATCGCCGCGGCCTTCATCGGCGGCGCGGCGGTCACCGGTGGCGTGGGCACCGTGGTGGGCGCGATGGTCGGTGGTCTGATCATGGCGGTGATGAGCAACGGCATGCAGCTGATGGGCATCGACCAGTCGACCCAGTCGGTGGTGAAGGGCCTCGTCCTGCTCGTCGCGGTCGCCTTCGACGTCTACAACAAGCGTCGGGCCGGCACCGCCCGCTGA
- a CDS encoding DNRLRE domain-containing protein gives MDIRFPRPPVTLGVVTVVLAATAAVVVTGAGAASAASVTFTPVADTYVQSDTASTSYGTSTQIVVDNSPVRRSFLRFTVSGVSGTVTTAKLRLRTISGNSGSDAGGTFRRMSNTTWSETGTTWNNQPAIDGATLGTIGAVGSNTWYEVDVTSAVTGNGTYSFGATSASGDGAYYDTRESGADAPQLVVTTGTTTPPSGDPVFVGAGDIADSGSGDSATAALLDTISGTVFTTGDNVYDSGTASQFTNYYAPTWGRHKSRTRPSPGNHDYNTSGATGYYNYFGTSAGPSGRGYYSFDLGNWHIVSLNSNISMSAGSTQEQWLRADLAASSKPCTLAYWHHPLFTSSSNHAPSTSTRPLYQALYDYNADVVVWGHNHVYERFAPMNPSGGADSSRGLRSFVAGMGGAGHYSFGTIQPNSEARNSSAWGVLKFTLHSGSYDWQFVPVAGQTYNDSGTGNCH, from the coding sequence ATGGACATTCGATTCCCCCGTCCGCCGGTGACGCTGGGGGTGGTCACGGTGGTCCTCGCCGCGACCGCCGCCGTCGTCGTGACCGGCGCTGGCGCTGCGTCGGCAGCGAGCGTGACGTTCACGCCGGTCGCCGACACCTACGTCCAGAGCGACACGGCCTCCACCAGCTATGGCACGTCCACGCAGATCGTGGTCGACAACTCGCCCGTGCGGCGCTCGTTCCTGCGCTTCACGGTGAGCGGCGTCAGCGGCACGGTGACCACCGCCAAGCTGCGGCTGCGCACGATCAGCGGCAACAGCGGCAGCGACGCGGGTGGCACGTTCCGCCGGATGTCCAACACGACCTGGTCGGAGACCGGCACGACCTGGAACAACCAACCGGCCATCGACGGAGCCACGCTCGGCACGATCGGTGCGGTCGGCAGCAACACCTGGTACGAGGTCGACGTCACCTCGGCGGTGACCGGCAACGGCACGTACAGCTTCGGTGCGACCTCCGCCAGCGGCGACGGCGCGTACTACGACACCCGCGAGAGTGGCGCGGACGCCCCGCAACTGGTGGTCACCACCGGGACCACGACGCCTCCGTCCGGCGACCCGGTGTTCGTCGGCGCGGGCGACATCGCCGACTCCGGCTCCGGCGACAGCGCTACCGCCGCGTTGCTCGACACCATCTCCGGCACGGTCTTCACCACCGGCGACAACGTCTACGACAGCGGCACCGCGTCGCAGTTCACCAACTACTACGCGCCCACCTGGGGCCGGCACAAGTCGCGCACCCGGCCGTCACCGGGCAACCACGACTACAACACGTCGGGCGCGACCGGCTACTACAACTACTTCGGTACGTCCGCCGGCCCGAGCGGTCGCGGCTACTACTCATTCGACCTCGGCAACTGGCACATCGTCTCACTGAACTCGAACATCAGCATGTCGGCCGGATCGACGCAGGAGCAGTGGCTGCGCGCGGACCTGGCCGCCAGCAGCAAGCCGTGCACGCTGGCGTACTGGCACCACCCGCTGTTCACGTCCAGCTCCAACCACGCGCCGTCGACGTCGACGCGCCCGCTGTACCAGGCGCTCTACGACTACAACGCGGACGTCGTGGTGTGGGGGCACAACCACGTGTACGAGCGGTTCGCGCCGATGAACCCCTCCGGCGGCGCAGATTCCAGCCGGGGTCTGCGCAGCTTCGTCGCCGGCATGGGTGGCGCCGGACACTACAGCTTCGGCACCATCCAGCCCAACAGCGAGGCACGTAACAGCTCGGCGTGGGGCGTCCTGAAGTTCACCCTGCACTCCGGCAGCTACGACTGGCAGTTCGTGCCGGTGGCCGGGCAGACCTACAACGACAGCGGCACCGGCAACTGCCACTGA